AGTTGCTTTTGCTTTGGGTATGTAAAAATATTATTTGCTTATTTAATCGGTGCAGGAGTCTGGGCTGCCGGTGTAGTGGTAGAGGCCGGAGCTGCAGATTGTGTTGCCGGAGCTTCTTTCTTGGCCGGTACCGGAACGGGAGCTGCCGATGGCTTACCTGTAATTATTACGCTTAAAAGGATAAGAACAATAATCACTGCTCCTAAAGTCCAGGTTGCTTTTTCCATAAAGTCGTTGGTTCTCTGTACCCCGAACTGTGCCGAAGAAGCACCTCCAAACGTACTGGAAAGGCCTCCGCCTTTAGGGTTTTGAGCCATAACGATGATAACCAGTAAAATACTCGCGATCATTACAAGAACCATCAATAGTATAAATATAGAATCCATTAATTTGATATCTTTTAGAATGGGCAAATTTAATCTTTTTTTACCGAACAGCAAAAAAAGATCTCACCAAATATTGTTAAAAAGAAAAAGCGGCAATTCATGTTGCCGCTTTTTCAATAGAATATAATATAATAGTGTTATTTAAAATCAGTGTCTTTTGCCTGATTCACTTCATAAGATTTTACGTTCATTGTCATATCCATTCCCATCTGGTTTACAGAAATGGTATACGGCATTTTAACTCCCGCTACATCCTTATAGTCAGAAAATACGGTAGGAACTGTTATTTCCTGTCCCTGCGGCGCCTTTACGGTTTTGGTTTCTCCTGTTTTCAATCCTGTTTTCACGCTGTAGTAGTAGGTGGTATTGCCTCCTTTTACCACATAAGAATCTTCTCCGCCTACTTTTTCAATGCCTGCTACTTTATAATCAGCAGATTTTGCAAAACCCAGTTCCTCGAAAAGCTCTGAATTTTTTTGTTTTTCAGCAATCTGTTCTGCTTTCATGGGAACTTTCTGTCCCATTTGTTCAGAATATCCTGTTTTCCCGTCGAATACCTGCTTCTGAACCACCTGTCCCATAGCAGTTACCGTAGTCAGTTCTTTTCCACCCTGTGCCTTCACCATTTTCAGGTCAATATTCTGGCCTTGCATGGTCATGGAAGCGGTCATCGAATAAGAAGAAATTTTATTAAGATTTGCTTTTCCACCGATGGCATCAATGTATTTGTCTGCAATAGAAGCTACCGTTACATTGGCATCCATTTTTTTGGCTGACGGTTTTGCAACAGGATTGGCGTCTTTGTCGTAATATTTTACGGGGTAACCTAATTTTTCCAGTCCTTCAGAAATATCAGATGCTTTTCCGGCGATAAAAATTCTGCTTTGATTGGGCAGGATATTTGTTTTTACAGCGTTTGAAACATCAGCGGCCGTTACCTTATCGATAGACTTCAGGTAGTTTGTATAGAAATCAGCAGGAAGGTCCTGGACTTTCTGGTTCAGTGCAAATCTTGCGATGGTCTCAGGTTTTTCCAGAGACATGATGAAATTCCCTTTCAGCTTAGCCTTTGCATTTTCAAGCTCTTCAGGTTTTACCGCTGAGATCGCATTAAGCTCATTGATGAACTCTTTTACTGCTTTATCCGTTACTTCATTTCTCACGCTTGCCGTGGCAGAAAACTGCGGGGAATATTTGCTTGCGCTCATATTGGAATAAGCCCCGTATGTAAATCCGTTTTTCTCACGAAGGTTCATAAAGAGCCTTGCTTCGCCACCTCCGCCAAGGATGTAGTTGGCAATGGTAGCAGGGAAATAGTCTGCATCTTTCATTTTCAGCGTGTTCAGGTTGTTTAATGAAACAACAGACTGCACAGCAGTAGGAACATCCACTACGTTAATTTCTGTTTTGCCGATATTTGCCGATGGTTCTAACGGCATAATCGGAGTATTTGCTTTTTTCCAGCCACTGAATGCTTTTTCAATCATAGGCTTTACTTTATCAAATTTTACATCTCCTACTATTACCAGATACGCATTATCCGGAGCGTAATATTTTTTATAAGTGTTCTGTACATCAGCCAGTTGGATTTTGTTGATGGATTCAACCGTTTCAAATTCTCCTCTTGAAGTATTCTTCCCGTACATCAAAGCATTGGAAACCCTTGAAGCGATAGCCGATGCATTTTTTTCTTCAGATTTCAATCCTTCGATTGCCCTTTCCTTGGAATTCTGTATTTCCTCAGCAGAAAATTTAGGATTGATAATTGCATCCGCCATTAAGCTTAAAACCTGAGGGAAATATTTGGAAAGCGAGCTGGCAAAAGCACCGCCTGAAGAGAACCCAAGATTGGCTCCAAGGTAATCGACTTTTTTATTGAAGGCATCTTTGCTCATGTTGGTGGTTCCGTTTTCGAACTGTTCAGCCATGATTTCGCTTACACCGGTCACGGTTCCTTCATTATACGGAGGCCTGTCCATAGAAAGGTTGGCGCTTACCCTCGGCAGCTTGTTGTTTTCCACCACCATTACCGTAAGGCCGTTGCTCAGCTGGAAGGTTTTTGGCTTGGCAATGTTGATCGCAGGCGTTGGGCCCGGTTTCGGCATTGCATTAAGATCTATTTTTTGTGCTGAAACCATTCCTGCGAAGAAAAATGCTGCAGCTATATATGTTAATTGCTTTTTCATTTGTAAAAATTTAATTTTTAATAATCATTGAACTTAAAAGTCTCGGCTGATTACTTTTTTTCAGGAACGTAGTTGATGATGATTCTTTGGTTGGAATTAAGATACTTTTTGGCTGCATTCTGAAGATCCTGTCTGGTGATGGATCTGTAGATGTCAATCTCTTTATTGATTAAATTGGTATTTCCCATCAGTACGTGGTTTGTTGCCAGTGAAGCGGCAATTCCCTGAATGCTGGAGTTGGCATTAACGAACTGATTTTCATACTGGTTTTGAAGCTTTTGGTAGTCTTCTTCAGAAATTAGATTTGTCTGAAGTTTCTTGATTTCAGCATCGATGTCAGCCTGAAGGGTTGCCTTGGACGTCTGTCCCATCGGGATCGCGAAGAAGGCGAAGATTCCGTAATCTTCAAGTCCCTGGTTAAATGCCTGCACCTGAAGCGCTTTTTTATCCTGGTCAACTAATTTTTTATATAAAACAGAAGATTTACCATTGCTTAAATAAGAAGAAAGCATATCCAGAATATACGCATCTTTCTCCTTGTTGCCCGGAGTTCGGTAAGCGAAAATATAAGCAGGAAGCTGGATGTTAGGATCTGTAGCCGTTACTTCTTTTTCCTGAGTAATAGGTGCGTCTTTCGGGAAGTTTTTAGAGGAAACGGTTCCTTTAGGGATGCCTCCGTAATAATCCTGGATCCATTTCTTCGTCTGTTCAGGCTTGATGTCTCCTGCAACCACCAGAGTAGCGTTGTTAGGAATATAATATTTTTTGTAAAATGCCTGGAACTCCTCTAATTTTGCAGAGTTCAGATCTTCCATAGAACCGATGGTAGGCCAGTTGTATGGGTGGTTGGTAAATAGATTTTTCTGAATGGTACTGAAAAGATTTCCGTAAGGCTG
The sequence above is a segment of the Chryseobacterium sp. JJR-5R genome. Coding sequences within it:
- the secG gene encoding preprotein translocase subunit SecG — its product is MDSIFILLMVLVMIASILLVIIVMAQNPKGGGLSSTFGGASSAQFGVQRTNDFMEKATWTLGAVIIVLILLSVIITGKPSAAPVPVPAKKEAPATQSAAPASTTTPAAQTPAPIK
- a CDS encoding pitrilysin family protein, with translation MKKQLTYIAAAFFFAGMVSAQKIDLNAMPKPGPTPAINIAKPKTFQLSNGLTVMVVENNKLPRVSANLSMDRPPYNEGTVTGVSEIMAEQFENGTTNMSKDAFNKKVDYLGANLGFSSGGAFASSLSKYFPQVLSLMADAIINPKFSAEEIQNSKERAIEGLKSEEKNASAIASRVSNALMYGKNTSRGEFETVESINKIQLADVQNTYKKYYAPDNAYLVIVGDVKFDKVKPMIEKAFSGWKKANTPIMPLEPSANIGKTEINVVDVPTAVQSVVSLNNLNTLKMKDADYFPATIANYILGGGGEARLFMNLREKNGFTYGAYSNMSASKYSPQFSATASVRNEVTDKAVKEFINELNAISAVKPEELENAKAKLKGNFIMSLEKPETIARFALNQKVQDLPADFYTNYLKSIDKVTAADVSNAVKTNILPNQSRIFIAGKASDISEGLEKLGYPVKYYDKDANPVAKPSAKKMDANVTVASIADKYIDAIGGKANLNKISSYSMTASMTMQGQNIDLKMVKAQGGKELTTVTAMGQVVQKQVFDGKTGYSEQMGQKVPMKAEQIAEKQKNSELFEELGFAKSADYKVAGIEKVGGEDSYVVKGGNTTYYYSVKTGLKTGETKTVKAPQGQEITVPTVFSDYKDVAGVKMPYTISVNQMGMDMTMNVKSYEVNQAKDTDFK
- a CDS encoding pitrilysin family protein; protein product: MKKRLLSVAAAAFFGMALNAQQIKFEEYDLPNGLHVILHQDNSAPVVTTGVMYHVGAKDEVKGRTGFAHFFEHLLFEGTPNIKRGDWFKIVSSNGGQNNANTTNDRTYYYETFPSNNEQLGLWMEAERMRHAVINQIGVDTQREVVKEEKRLRMDNQPYGNLFSTIQKNLFTNHPYNWPTIGSMEDLNSAKLEEFQAFYKKYYIPNNATLVVAGDIKPEQTKKWIQDYYGGIPKGTVSSKNFPKDAPITQEKEVTATDPNIQLPAYIFAYRTPGNKEKDAYILDMLSSYLSNGKSSVLYKKLVDQDKKALQVQAFNQGLEDYGIFAFFAIPMGQTSKATLQADIDAEIKKLQTNLISEEDYQKLQNQYENQFVNANSSIQGIAASLATNHVLMGNTNLINKEIDIYRSITRQDLQNAAKKYLNSNQRIIINYVPEKK